From Bombus huntii isolate Logan2020A chromosome 4, iyBomHunt1.1, whole genome shotgun sequence, one genomic window encodes:
- the LOC126865142 gene encoding proton-coupled amino acid transporter-like protein CG1139 isoform X1, whose product MSHDNFGFTSSTDALDTKGWSSKNNQNGYDHKSNIYVMELEEKKKSVQEYEEDYDPYVHRNVTHPTTSWETLLHLLKGSLGTGILAMPKAFYHSGFGIGIVATIIIGLFCTYCMRILVTCEYELCKRKRVASLSYPATAEAALLEGPAPFRRFAKASTHTINAFLMVYQLGTCCVYTVFIATNLQLALKTYVSDIDVRLYMLAILIPLILVNWIRNLKFLAPCSTVANFITFVSFGIILYYIFREPLSFENREVIGNVENFPLYFGTVLFALEAIGVVMPLENEMKKPKTFIRTFGVLNIGMGVIVALYTGLGFFGYVRYGSGIRGSITFNLDEPLALAKSVQILLAIAIFFTHPIQCYVAIDIIWKDYLAPNLEKNSHKLLWEYVLRTSLVLFTFLLAVAIPELDLFISLFGALCLSGLGLAFPALIQICTFWHVHDRTGKAIMIAKNMSLVLFAVLGLIVGTYTSLRDIIKTFS is encoded by the exons GATGCTTTGGACACTAAAGGATGGTCATCCAAGAACAACCAAAATGG TTACGACCACAAGTCCAACATCTATGTTATGGAGCTcgaggagaagaagaaaagcgTGCAGGAGTACGAAGAGGACTACGATCCTTACGTTCACAGAAATGTTACCCATCCAACTAC gAGCTGGGAGACGTTGCTACATCTGCTGAAAGGCAGCTTGGGTACGGGAATCCTTGCTATGCCAAAGGCTTTCTACCATTCTGGGTTCGGTATTGGTATAGTGGCAACAATAATCATAGGTCTATTCTGTACTTATTGTATGCGGATTCTTGTCACTTGTGAGTACGAGCTTTGCAAGAGGAAGAGGGTAGCTTCGTTAAGTTACCCTGCTACAGCGGAAGCTGCGTTGTTGGAAGGTCCTGCTCCGTTCAGGCGGTTTGCTAAGGCTTCCAC TCACACGATAAAcgcattccttatggtatatcAATTGGGAACTTGCTGCGTCTATACTGTATTCATCGCCACGAATTTGCAACTG GCATTGAAAACATACGTTTCTGACATTGATGTCAGGTTGTATATGTTGGCAATTTTGATACCTTTAATTTTGGTCAATTGGATCAGAAACCTGAAGTTCCTGGCGCCGTGTTCGACGGTCGCTAATTTCATTACGTTCGTCAGCTTTGGCATAATATTATACTACATCTTCAGGGAGCCTTTGTCGTTCGAGAATCGAGAAGTGATCGGAAATGTTGAGAATTTCCCTCTTTATTTTGGCACTGTGCTATTCGCCCTTGAAGCTATTGGCGTG GTAATGCCATTGGAGAACGAAATGAAGAAGCCAAAGACTTTCATACGTACGTTCGGCGTCCTAAACATTGGAATGGGCGTTATCGTAGCTCTCTATACAGGACTAGGTTTCTTTGGTTACGTTCGTTATGGCAGTGGCATCAGGGGTAGCATCACCTTCAACTTGGACGAACCTTTAGCCCTCGCCAAAAGTGTTCAAATCTTATTGGCTATAGCCATCTTCTTCACTCATCCGATTCAATGCTACGTGGCGATCGACATCATCTGGAAGGATTACCTCGCACCGAATCTTGAGAAGAATTCGCATAAGCTGTTGTGGGAGTACGTCTTGAGGACTTCGCTCGTCCTTTTCACGT TCCTGTTAGCCGTGGCGATTCCGGAACTAGATCTGTTTATATCCCTGTTCGGTGCTCTGTGTCTCTCTGGTTTGGGCCTGGCGTTCCCCGCCCTCATTCAAATCTGCACATTCTGGCATGTGCACGACCGCACAGGAAAGGCGATAATGATAGCAAAGAACATGTCGCTCGTACTTTTCGCGGTCCTTGGTCTCATAGTTGGAACCTATACGAGTCTCCGTGACATCATCAAGACCTTCTCTTGA
- the LOC126865142 gene encoding proton-coupled amino acid transporter-like protein CG1139 isoform X2, with product MELEEKKKSVQEYEEDYDPYVHRNVTHPTTSWETLLHLLKGSLGTGILAMPKAFYHSGFGIGIVATIIIGLFCTYCMRILVTCEYELCKRKRVASLSYPATAEAALLEGPAPFRRFAKASTHTINAFLMVYQLGTCCVYTVFIATNLQLALKTYVSDIDVRLYMLAILIPLILVNWIRNLKFLAPCSTVANFITFVSFGIILYYIFREPLSFENREVIGNVENFPLYFGTVLFALEAIGVVMPLENEMKKPKTFIRTFGVLNIGMGVIVALYTGLGFFGYVRYGSGIRGSITFNLDEPLALAKSVQILLAIAIFFTHPIQCYVAIDIIWKDYLAPNLEKNSHKLLWEYVLRTSLVLFTFLLAVAIPELDLFISLFGALCLSGLGLAFPALIQICTFWHVHDRTGKAIMIAKNMSLVLFAVLGLIVGTYTSLRDIIKTFS from the exons ATGGAGCTcgaggagaagaagaaaagcgTGCAGGAGTACGAAGAGGACTACGATCCTTACGTTCACAGAAATGTTACCCATCCAACTAC gAGCTGGGAGACGTTGCTACATCTGCTGAAAGGCAGCTTGGGTACGGGAATCCTTGCTATGCCAAAGGCTTTCTACCATTCTGGGTTCGGTATTGGTATAGTGGCAACAATAATCATAGGTCTATTCTGTACTTATTGTATGCGGATTCTTGTCACTTGTGAGTACGAGCTTTGCAAGAGGAAGAGGGTAGCTTCGTTAAGTTACCCTGCTACAGCGGAAGCTGCGTTGTTGGAAGGTCCTGCTCCGTTCAGGCGGTTTGCTAAGGCTTCCAC TCACACGATAAAcgcattccttatggtatatcAATTGGGAACTTGCTGCGTCTATACTGTATTCATCGCCACGAATTTGCAACTG GCATTGAAAACATACGTTTCTGACATTGATGTCAGGTTGTATATGTTGGCAATTTTGATACCTTTAATTTTGGTCAATTGGATCAGAAACCTGAAGTTCCTGGCGCCGTGTTCGACGGTCGCTAATTTCATTACGTTCGTCAGCTTTGGCATAATATTATACTACATCTTCAGGGAGCCTTTGTCGTTCGAGAATCGAGAAGTGATCGGAAATGTTGAGAATTTCCCTCTTTATTTTGGCACTGTGCTATTCGCCCTTGAAGCTATTGGCGTG GTAATGCCATTGGAGAACGAAATGAAGAAGCCAAAGACTTTCATACGTACGTTCGGCGTCCTAAACATTGGAATGGGCGTTATCGTAGCTCTCTATACAGGACTAGGTTTCTTTGGTTACGTTCGTTATGGCAGTGGCATCAGGGGTAGCATCACCTTCAACTTGGACGAACCTTTAGCCCTCGCCAAAAGTGTTCAAATCTTATTGGCTATAGCCATCTTCTTCACTCATCCGATTCAATGCTACGTGGCGATCGACATCATCTGGAAGGATTACCTCGCACCGAATCTTGAGAAGAATTCGCATAAGCTGTTGTGGGAGTACGTCTTGAGGACTTCGCTCGTCCTTTTCACGT TCCTGTTAGCCGTGGCGATTCCGGAACTAGATCTGTTTATATCCCTGTTCGGTGCTCTGTGTCTCTCTGGTTTGGGCCTGGCGTTCCCCGCCCTCATTCAAATCTGCACATTCTGGCATGTGCACGACCGCACAGGAAAGGCGATAATGATAGCAAAGAACATGTCGCTCGTACTTTTCGCGGTCCTTGGTCTCATAGTTGGAACCTATACGAGTCTCCGTGACATCATCAAGACCTTCTCTTGA